The following coding sequences lie in one Micromonospora sp. R77 genomic window:
- a CDS encoding ABC transporter ATP-binding protein, producing MPAQSDGNPAVGGRPHPLRNLWRLHPYLRPYATEFGWLLVAAFAATAASLAVPLVVQRVVDGPIARHDTAGLLRLGALALVLGLAEAVLIFVRRWTQSSSSVGMEAAIRADVYAHLQRLPAACHDRWQSGQLLSRITSDLSVVRRFLSFGLLFLVLNLVTYVAVVVLLVRLHPVLGLLVAVSAVPLFLISRRFARHYHAASRRMQDQQGDVATLVEETAQGLRTTKAYGRGPELAERFAVGARALHDTGVGKARLLARTSALFDLVPNLTLGVVLVAGAAAAARGGLTIGELVAFVSLQLMLIWPVQSLGWIIANGQEAATAADRIQEVLDTQPSIVDAPHARTLDRAQVRGRLRFDGVSFRYPGCPDPVLRDIELTVEPGETLALVGATGCGKSTLLSLVPRLHEVTGGRITLDGHDVRDLRLASVRRLVGVAFEEPTLFSMSVWENLTLGRPDADEEEVRAALALAQADFAYDLPWGLATRVGEQGLTLSGGQRQRLALARAVLGRPALLVLDDPLSALDVHTEALVEAALRRVLRDTTALLVVHRPSTVALADRVALLQDGRIVAVGTHSELLAGVPAYRAVLSARPARRPDDAGLVRS from the coding sequence GTGCCTGCGCAGAGCGACGGCAACCCCGCAGTCGGTGGCCGCCCCCACCCGCTGCGAAACCTCTGGCGACTGCACCCCTACCTGCGCCCGTACGCGACGGAGTTCGGCTGGCTGCTGGTCGCGGCCTTCGCCGCCACGGCCGCCAGCCTCGCCGTGCCGCTGGTGGTGCAGCGGGTGGTCGACGGGCCGATCGCCCGGCACGACACCGCCGGGCTGCTCCGGCTCGGCGCCCTGGCGCTGGTGCTCGGCCTCGCCGAGGCGGTGCTCATCTTCGTCCGGCGGTGGACCCAGTCCTCCTCGTCGGTCGGCATGGAGGCCGCCATCCGCGCCGACGTCTACGCCCACCTGCAACGCCTGCCCGCCGCCTGCCACGACCGCTGGCAGTCCGGCCAGCTGCTCTCCCGGATCACCAGCGACCTGTCGGTGGTCCGCCGGTTCCTCTCCTTCGGCCTGCTCTTCCTGGTGCTGAACCTGGTCACCTACGTCGCCGTGGTGGTGCTGCTGGTCCGCCTGCACCCGGTGCTCGGGCTGCTGGTCGCGGTCAGCGCGGTGCCGCTGTTCCTGATCAGCCGCCGGTTCGCCCGGCACTACCACGCCGCGTCCCGGCGGATGCAGGACCAGCAGGGCGACGTGGCCACCCTGGTCGAGGAGACCGCGCAGGGACTGCGGACCACCAAGGCGTACGGGCGGGGGCCGGAGCTGGCGGAGCGGTTCGCCGTGGGCGCCCGCGCGCTGCACGACACCGGGGTGGGCAAGGCGCGGTTGCTGGCCCGCACCTCGGCGCTGTTCGACCTGGTGCCCAACCTGACCCTCGGGGTGGTGCTGGTGGCCGGTGCGGCGGCCGCCGCCCGGGGCGGGCTCACCATCGGCGAGCTGGTCGCCTTCGTCAGCCTCCAGCTGATGCTGATCTGGCCGGTGCAGTCGCTCGGCTGGATCATCGCCAACGGACAGGAGGCGGCCACCGCCGCCGACCGGATCCAGGAGGTGCTCGACACCCAGCCGTCCATCGTGGACGCTCCGCACGCCCGGACGCTGGACCGGGCACAGGTCCGGGGCCGACTGCGCTTCGACGGGGTCTCGTTCCGCTACCCCGGCTGCCCCGACCCGGTGCTGCGTGACATCGAGCTGACCGTCGAGCCGGGCGAGACGCTGGCCCTGGTCGGCGCCACCGGCTGCGGCAAGAGCACGCTGCTCTCCCTGGTCCCCCGGCTGCACGAGGTGACCGGTGGGCGGATCACCCTGGACGGACACGACGTACGGGACCTGCGGCTGGCCTCCGTGCGCCGGCTGGTCGGGGTGGCCTTCGAGGAGCCCACGCTGTTCTCCATGTCCGTCTGGGAGAACCTCACCCTCGGCCGGCCGGACGCCGACGAGGAGGAGGTCCGCGCCGCGCTCGCCCTCGCCCAGGCCGACTTCGCGTACGACCTGCCGTGGGGTCTGGCCACCCGGGTCGGCGAGCAGGGGCTCACCCTCTCCGGTGGGCAGCGGCAGCGGCTGGCGCTGGCCCGGGCGGTGCTCGGCCGGCCCGCGCTGCTGGTGCTCGACGACCCCCTCTCCGCGCTGGACGTGCACACCGAGGCGCTGGTCGAGGCGGCGCTGCGACGGGTGCTGCGGGACACCACCGCCCTGCTGGTGGTGCACCGACCCTCCACGGTGGCGCTCGCCGACCGGGTGGCGCTGCTGCAGGACGGCCGGATCGTCGCCGTCGGCACCCACTCGGAGCTGCTGGCCGGGGTGCCCGCGTACCGGGCGGTGCTGTCGGCCCGGCCGGCACGGCGGCCGGACGACGCCGGCCTGGTGCGCTCGTGA
- a CDS encoding methylated-DNA--[protein]-cysteine S-methyltransferase — protein sequence MTTLDSTVVATPVGPLSILTGPDGAVRAAGFTADPASLLPLTHPGLRGDLRHRTDLGPVTAAVAAYLAGDLAAIDVVPVQQHSGGTFLPHAWQVLREVKPGRPVTYTGFAELAGRPAAVRAAAAACARNAAALFVPCHRVLRTDGTLGGYRWGLDVKTWLLHHEAPGEQ from the coding sequence ATGACCACACTGGACAGCACCGTCGTCGCCACGCCCGTCGGGCCGCTGAGCATCCTCACCGGCCCCGACGGGGCGGTACGCGCGGCCGGCTTCACCGCCGACCCGGCGAGCCTGCTGCCGCTGACCCACCCGGGGCTGCGGGGTGACCTGCGGCACCGCACCGACCTCGGCCCGGTCACCGCCGCCGTCGCCGCCTACCTGGCCGGTGACCTGGCCGCGATCGACGTGGTGCCGGTGCAGCAGCACAGCGGCGGGACGTTCCTGCCGCACGCCTGGCAGGTGCTCCGCGAGGTGAAGCCCGGCCGGCCGGTGACGTACACCGGTTTCGCCGAACTGGCCGGACGGCCGGCGGCGGTACGCGCCGCCGCGGCGGCGTGTGCGCGGAACGCCGCCGCGCTCTTCGTGCCCTGCCACCGGGTGCTGCGCACCGACGGGACGCTCGGCGGCTACCGCTGGGGGCTGGACGTGAAGACGTGGCTGCTGCACCACGAGGCCCCGGGCGAACAGTGA
- a CDS encoding AlkA N-terminal domain-containing protein — protein MELDFERCYRAVDSRDQRFDGWFYTGVTSTGIYCRPSCPAMTPKRQNVRFFPSAAAAQGAGLRACRRCRPDAAPGSPQWDVRADLVGRAMRLIADGVVDRDGVPGLAARLGYTERHLHRMLRAELGAGPLALARAQRAQTARILIETTGLGLAEVAFAAGFGSVRQFNDTVREVYGATPSQLRVSRGGRPAVGGAGTITLRLAYRPPLHTAALLDFLALRALPGVEEVHDGTYRRGLRLPHGPGEAALTPADGHVSATLRLADMRDLAPAVARCRRLFDLDADPTAIDDTLAQDPALAAAVRTDPGIRLPHAVDGFEMALRAIATQQISLTSARTTLTRLLTAAAHPHPTHPDDHGVGGDVDLQNHRQTHDHRENGGCGGGLRGFLSAEEVLELPDGAFGMPAGRREAIRGVARAVAGGELDLEGGGDREEAVRRLTALPGIGAWTAGYVAMRALGDPDVLLPTDLAVRRGATALGLPDDPKTLDAYADRWRPWRSYAVIRLWRAA, from the coding sequence GTGGAATTGGACTTCGAACGGTGCTACCGGGCCGTGGACAGCCGTGACCAGCGCTTCGACGGCTGGTTCTACACCGGCGTGACCTCGACCGGGATCTACTGCCGGCCGTCCTGCCCGGCGATGACGCCGAAGCGGCAGAACGTCCGGTTCTTCCCGTCCGCCGCCGCCGCGCAGGGCGCCGGGCTGCGCGCCTGCCGCCGCTGCCGCCCCGACGCCGCCCCCGGTTCGCCGCAGTGGGACGTGCGGGCGGACCTGGTCGGCCGGGCCATGCGGCTGATCGCCGACGGGGTGGTCGACCGGGACGGCGTACCGGGGTTGGCCGCCCGGCTCGGCTACACCGAACGCCACCTGCACCGGATGCTCCGCGCCGAACTCGGGGCCGGGCCGCTCGCCCTGGCCCGGGCCCAGCGCGCGCAGACCGCCCGGATCCTGATCGAGACCACCGGCCTGGGCCTCGCCGAGGTCGCGTTCGCCGCCGGGTTCGGCAGCGTCCGCCAGTTCAACGACACCGTCCGCGAGGTGTACGGGGCCACCCCGTCGCAGCTGCGGGTCAGCCGCGGCGGGCGGCCGGCGGTCGGCGGGGCGGGCACGATCACGCTGCGGCTGGCGTACCGGCCGCCGTTGCACACGGCGGCGCTGCTGGACTTCCTGGCACTGCGCGCACTGCCCGGCGTGGAGGAGGTACACGACGGGACGTACCGCCGGGGGTTGCGGCTGCCGCACGGACCCGGCGAGGCGGCGCTGACCCCGGCCGACGGCCACGTCTCCGCCACCCTGCGACTGGCCGACATGCGCGACCTGGCACCCGCGGTGGCCCGCTGCCGCCGCCTCTTCGACCTCGACGCCGACCCCACCGCCATCGACGACACCCTCGCCCAGGACCCCGCCCTGGCCGCAGCGGTCCGCACCGACCCCGGAATCCGCCTCCCCCATGCCGTGGACGGCTTCGAAATGGCCCTCCGCGCCATCGCCACCCAACAGATCTCCCTGACCTCCGCCCGCACCACCCTCACCCGCCTCCTCACCGCCGCCGCCCACCCCCATCCCACCCACCCCGATGATCATGGGGTTGGCGGCGATGTGGATCTCCAAAACCACCGCCAAACCCATGATCACCGGGAGAACGGGGGGTGCGGTGGGGGGTTGCGGGGGTTTCTCAGTGCGGAGGAGGTGCTGGAACTGCCGGATGGGGCCTTCGGGATGCCTGCGGGGCGGCGGGAGGCGATTCGGGGGGTGGCGCGGGCCGTGGCCGGCGGGGAGCTGGATCTGGAGGGGGGCGGGGATCGGGAGGAGGCGGTGCGGCGGTTGACCGCGCTGCCGGGGATCGGGGCGTGGACCGCCGGCTACGTGGCCATGCGGGCGCTCGGCGACCCGGACGTCCTGCTCCCCACCGACCTCGCCGTCCGCCGGGGCGCCACCGCGCTCGGCCTGCCCGACGACCCGAAGACCCTTGACGCGTACGCCGACCGCTGGCGCCCCTGGCGGTCGTACGCGGTGATCCGACTCTGGAGAGCAGCATGA